In Silene latifolia isolate original U9 population chromosome 6, ASM4854445v1, whole genome shotgun sequence, the genomic window TCTCttgaacaaagatcttaaaatcACAAGTCAATCAATTCATTCTATTCCAATAAAGATAAAATAATTAGCATattgaattaatttattttttttaaacatAAGAAGAATCATGCCAAAATTCAAATGCACCAGGCGTGTTTACGTAAATGAAACGGACAAGATTGAGTTTGTCAAAGATTACAAGCGATGGAAGAAGACCACGTTTGCTGCTCAAGACATCTTCACAACTAACAAAGTAGAAATGAAGATAAAGAATGGTGATGAATACGAACACGAAATCCCGAGTTTAGAGGATGTGGTCACCAATGTCTTCAACAAGCTTGACAATCCGGGAAAAAGGAACATGTCTGAGGTTTGCAAGTGTTGGGCCAAGTGGTTCATAATCGACCGACACATCAAAGGTCGGTCGTGATTATAACTCGCTTGATTGGCAAGGGAAAATGATGGGGGTATGATCTCATTTGTACGGGGAAGGCAAGTTAGTCCACAAATTCGTGGATGTAACTACCACAACAATGACAAGGAAAAGCGAGCATTTCACAAAAGATTGGAGAAAAAAGGCGGCTAATAGGAGGTACATGCTTTACATACAAGCGTCCAGGAAGTGAAGGGTATTATGACTCCGACTAAGTGCAAAGATGTTCCGTAAGGTGTCGATTTTCGGGTTTTTAATTGTCTATATAGCTTAACCTACAGTAGCCTTTTGCATgtaagaaatatggcgttacgtAGGGTGATTGCAGGTACTAATGTCATGCTACGCAAATCAAACATATCGAAACCTGCTAAGGTCGCCTTTGTTTTAAACATTGGCTATTTTGTAATTAGGTTGTGATGTTTAAGAAGTGTCTATGCCTAGATTTGTATCCTAAAACAATCTTAAATAGGGGGGGTTGTATTTTCAGTGTATATAAGGCCATGAGCTGCAAACCTTTACGCAGCTGTAGTATTAGCAACTGTTCTTTGCTTTCTGCATAACATGTAGCGAGCTTTCAAGTAGACGCGAGTGATTAAATTACATTTCACAGTGTTCATTTCGTTCTAGCAATGGTGATGCACAAAATACCCACAAAAAAATGCCGTCTACTTAGCTGTAAGGCTATCAGATTATTGACCGCAGCAATCTATAACTATCAATATAGTAAGCTACAATCGGTTTTAGGTTAAATAATTGGATAATTAACTCCGCGAAAGATCAAAGCAAGCGGCTGAATCAGAATCACTTAACTGTTTCTATAGGCATGTAAACTATGATTGATTTCTAGGCAGTAATTAGATACACATAAAGAGTCAATTTATAGACAAGGTAAGGTTCATAACACAatataaacaggaatttaggACCTGAATTCAGATCACAGTTCAGTAACAGCAAAGCTGTAGTTCGACTGCAGGACATTAACTTTGCTAACTTACAACGCTTAGAATTATAAAGCTGAATTCAGAGTGTTATACTAACTAATTCAGACAAGATCATCATTACTTATCATAGTTACTTCCAGTATTCAGATctgataagttgtatgttaacaTAAAAAAAATTCTAATTATGGGATTAAGAGTTCGTCTATTTAGCTCATTTTAATTGATACTTGAAGTATAGTATGTAGACAAACAAGGCTACATTGTTCAGTAGTCTCTACTAATTTCTTGGCAGCTGGAAAAGGATGATAGTATAGTATGGTTGACGCCAAACAGTGATGTCAAAATTGATAAGTTCAGAGAGACTTACTATAAAGAAGTCTTTGTTACTCATATGAATTTAGAGACTTTAAGGTTGTATTGAGTACTTCAAATGATTGTATAACAATGTCATTCACATGCCTTCATCAGACTGCATTCTTAGAAAACTACTTTCATTGCCATTTACATTTTATTTAAGTACTATGCTTGCAATTCTTCGAAATCAGAACGTGCCTCGCATTTGAAAGATCAAAACTATCGTCAGTAACAGTTTATGTGCACTAAATCGTTCAAGACATTTTATGCGCAAGTTACCTTTTTATTAGCAATACGTACTATTATTATAAATTACTTACACGGACATAATAAATACTATGACAATCATAAGAAGCTCTTCAGATTTGGTTTACCATTCAACAAAGCTTTACAAATTACAACCAAAAATAGGCCTTATGCTTACAGATATTTAAGAAATAACAGTGAACTTAAAAAGAAACGTGCAACTACTAATAATAAAATCGCATATACGAAATCAGAAAAACAGAAAATATATCAAGCAACATGGAAATAAATTACGGGCAATGAATCAGTATCTAAATGAAACAGTTTTCAATagccaataaataggactgtataaatattataaatattgATTAATAAAGAATAGTAACAGTCAACCAAACCAACAGATACAACTAATACTGCTAGAAGTGGAAAAGATACTGTGTGAACATAAAAGTACAATGAATTGTGCGAAAAAATTGGCTGTCTAGATTTCAGACCTAATAATATATATAAGATACAGATTAACCACAAACAAAAGGAATAAACGTAAGGTAAACAACCAGAAACTAGATAACAAATATATAGAAAATGGGAGATCAATTTGTATCGCCATACACATGCATTCTCGCTAATGTGCCAGGGAAAATGGAGGGGGGACGATATGTACCAAGAAATGTAGAAGCATTACCAAACATTCTCAACAGCCATGGATATACTATAGAAGTATTAAGCATTACCAATTGCACAAAAGCAGAACATTTCAGTGGTATAGTTCGCGTTGAATTTGGAGATGACGATGAATCATGCAGATTAGCATTCAAATTGCAAGAGAAATTTGAATCGTAGGGGCATGTGACAAGATTACTTTCTTTGAGTACAAACCAAGACATGGACCATATCTATGGGTGGCAACAAAAAGGATGCGAGTACTTTCCCCGCACACCAATGTGTAAGAAGGTCCCTTACATATTGCGGcaacaaggaaggcaactaggcGATAAGGACCAAGTTTGCATCTACTGGTTGCATTAATCTCCAACTTTAAGATATTAATTCGTACTATTGTTGTCATCACATTTAAACTATGCATTTCGCGTCACTAAACATGTCATCCGTCAATAAGTGCGAGTTAATAGCCTGCTATAATTATGTTTCGCAGTTCAGAATTGCTTGCGCATTAGATCTGCTGTCTGTAGCAGTAATTCTTCTTTATCATTTCGCGTACCTTTAACATATTATTCGTAACATCCTTATCCTATCCGTAATTTAGTTGTACTGCTGTTTCAGAATGTAGTTCGACTCTCTAACAGACGGAACTACTTAAGCGTAAGCGAATTTAGTAAGACTCCAACATTCAGAATACTCGTGCTTATAAGATATCTATTAATTTCTGGTAATTATGCTGGTCTGATTAGGACAACTACatttaacatgcaactacattTAAAAAGGAAAGCTTCTACTCTAGAACAAAATGCAACTACAGCAACATACATTCAGTAATTCCCGCAAAGTCTACGCAATAAACAGATTTACTGCTACAAAAAAAGAAACGCGTCTTGGATCTCCGCGCGCACCGCGCGCGGAGAAACAACTAGTTAACTTAAAAGTCCAGACTTTATGAAGAGAGCGATGGACGACggccttgtttttttttttttttttaaaattgtcatctcattaataatcaactaggcgtaggttacaatgaagataacaaatagacaaaggaaaatcaagattgctaacgtaaaaaatacattcaaaataacTATCTAAATACTGGTAATGGCGCTGCCGctccaaaatcataaatttcttgaatctatgaataatcgatgtctttgcatccttcttgatggagggaaacagtgtagccgtcttgatgtattcatccacgaaacaaatctataatctccccgtcgattaaaacttattatattgataacaatcccacgaaaaaatggaaaaccccgaaagaagggacggaacaacggatctcaccaaaagggagactattattaaaaataagatagatctgcataatattagttgtttaagaaagcttttgtggggcttaccatcgatggatGATCGATGGAAGCCCCCGAAAAATAATGGAGGCTAGGTTTTTAGAGAGGGTTTTTTTTACGACGGCCTTGTTGAGCATTCGTTAATTCCCATTCCCGTGGCCTATGGTTTCGTACCGTTTTGATAAATTTAAGCTGGGCCCAAATTATATCATTGGTGGACGACCTAGTTACAACATGCGTTGGTTCCTACTCCAATGCGTTCCCTTAATTTCGCCAATTACTAAAATTAGAGATTGCTCTCGCTGTCGGTAGGAAATACTCATGATCAacacccacaaaaaaaaaaaaaatttgtccaATTACGTTTTTAATTGCCTTTTTATCCATTAGATCGAGATTGACACCAAATTAAATCTttcattattattttttattcttcaaaaaaaaaaatctttcattattattttttaaatccttctttttatttttaaaacgggTGGTATCTAATTTCGGCACAACTGGATGACACCCAATCATTTTACGTTTATTAATTTGACACACCTTAGTCATTGCTCTCTATGTGCTTTTTCTAATGTTCTATGGGATAtaggtgctgtttggccaagTTTAAAAAATGCTTTTGCAATTGAAAAAGTAATAGATTGGCCAAACATGGTAAATTAGAGGGTTTTAAAAGTgcttttgaaaaatcaaaaactgattattcacccccaaaaggagaagtagataattactacttctacttctacttttcacataaagaaccaaataagcaaacaaaagttgtactccctcctattcattttaattctccccctttcctttttcatctattcatataactcttcccctttccttatttagtaaagttttatacttattttaatcaccttaccccacaacaataccccacaatactcatattttatcttattttaatcaccttaccccacaacaatacttattttaatcatcttaccccacaataataccttccctctctccaattaccttacaccaccacaatactttacaataaaataatcttacccttaatttgcgtgcccttttgaaaggggagagttaaaatgaataggagggagtatttaaagtagttaggccaaacatataaattttgtaagaaaccacttttacaaaagtatggccaaacaaaaaaaaacttttcCGAAAAGTAACTTATGAATAAACTTCTTTTGAAAAGGAAAAACCATTTTCCATAATCAAGGTCAAACAGCACCATAGTAATATGagtaagtcttgcttaagatGAAATATTCGTCTCAAATACGAGTATTAAACGGATCCCATATACCATACTAACATTGTGGATTTTTAGCAAGGCTGGTATGTTTTTGACATTCGCTAAAATCATGAGTAATTACTTTCCTATCAACCTATATTAAATTTGGAGAGACGACTAACGTCTTAGTGTTAAAATGATTAGTGGTGACTATCAGTGGCGTATCCAGGATTTGAGTAAAGGGGGGGCAcagtaagaaaaaaaaattttgcggacaacatttatacattaaaattcaaatatcgtcttttttttttttttttttttttttttttttttttttgtcacgtgtgggcacgtgccctcactttcccccccccccccccccccaaatccGCCCCTGGTGACTATGGCCCCGTTTGGTAAACAGTTGATTGTTAGCTTATTCAAGACTTGTAGTATATTTGGCTCATCAACCTACTAATTTAACTATTTACTAAATGACATATTGAAAAGTACGTAGATTGAGTTCCAACCAACTGTTTTCCAAAATGCTGCTTCATCCCGTATATTCACTTTAGTAGATTATAAAAAATGAATCTGTCAAGTGTCAACCTTTTACACAAAGATGCAATAATTTATTAACTTAAACCCGCTAATTATCAAACATTTTTACTAAATTTGCTAATTGAAATATATATACTAGTCAAACATATCAAACTAATCCATCATTTATTTATAATCTGTTTGACCAATCTATTATTTCTAATTATCTAATAATAATTTGCCGAGTATCAAACATGACCTATATGAATTGTCATTTGAAAATGTTTAGGCATCTATTCAATAATTTTGTTAAAATGTTATGATAAAGAACAAAAAGTAAATATAGCAAGACGCAAGTGAAAGAATGCACAGTAATACTCTATAAAATCGAAAACAAAATCCAAAACTAAACTACTGGTTTTCCTAATTCCTAATATTTTTTCTCTCACACAAATACACAATAATACTCTGCATAAAATCATGAAATTTTTCTGGAGTCTCCGCCTTTATCATCTTTTTCGAAATTGTCTAGAGTTAGAATAACGTACACCCTCATTATGAGTCTTGGCTTTATCATGTTTTTCATATGCTTGCAAAAATTCATACATTTTGTTGACAAGATCATCTTCAGTAGCATCATAATCCAACTTCAATGTCTCTATTACCCTTTTTCTCTTGTGATTTATTAACTTGTTTTCCATTTTCACGATTCTAACAGGAGACACTAAACTTCTAACATGAGGTGCGACATACTCATCCAGTGGGTCATCATCTTCGCTCCCATACTCGTCCAATTTATTCTCCATGACCTTGAAGCCTGTACATCCCATGTCATGGCTGAAGAATATGTTTGGATAATTATTGTAGCCAAACAAATTCCCATTCTCCGAGGCACCAATAAGCTTAGAGCCTCGGTATAATCGAGGGATTGAAAAATCGTACCTGTTTATCCATATGCCCTTTCTTTTGTCTTCCAATACCCATAGTCTGTTATTATGTACATATCCTACTTTGTCACCCATGCTTATAAGACGATTCGTCATCATAATATTTGCATACGCACCCATATAATGCGTCACATGAACACGATCAAGCACTGGACCAGGAATAGCATGAAATTTTTCAGAAACAAGATCAAAATAATGTAAATCGGACTGTTTCATCCAAAACGGATTCCCTTGACATTTAATATACCCATTAATATCCCAACTGGGAGCATTTTGTATTTTCCTCCAAATGTTGGAACCAAGTGTGCAAATCTCAGCAGTGGCTGGTTCTCCAAAAACCCCTGTTTGTTCCTTCTCTTTTGATTCTCCCAACTTAAGAATCTTATATTTTTTGATGGACGGTGAATAACAGAAGAAAAAACGTCGAAAGCGACATCTTTTAAATTTGGGATCACAAGGAACTTGAACTTCCTCTCCTATATGGGGATTGAAAATACGAAAGCAATATGGTTGGTTCCTATAGGCACACATCAAACCTCCGCTTGATTGAAAGGTAGCCCCCATTTTACGTTCAAAGTCGTCGAATGAGTACTCAAACATCTTGGAGGTATTAACATGACCCCTTGATTGTTCCACAAAATAACATACGGGTTCATGAGTAAAAAGATAGCCAGGTAGCTTCTCAAGTGCATGAGTTAAATGCAAATCTACAAATTTCGGGTCTGTTAGAAGGTTGTACCAAAAATTACTTGAGCGCCTCAGCTGTATGATTGAGG contains:
- the LOC141658550 gene encoding putative F-box protein At1g53370; translation: MMKVLENHAPNSAKLGRSRSRSIGGYFNRLPCEILHNIALMLPFASIIQLRRSSNFWYNLLTDPKFVDLHLTHALEKLPGYLFTHEPVCYFVEQSRGHVNTSKMFEYSFDDFERKMGATFQSSGGLMCAYRNQPYCFRIFNPHIGEEVQVPCDPKFKRCRFRRFFFCYSPSIKKYKILKLGESKEKEQTGVFGEPATAEICTLGSNIWRKIQNAPSWDINGYIKCQGNPFWMKQSDLHYFDLVSEKFHAIPGPVLDRVHVTHYMGAYANIMMTNRLISMGDKVGYVHNNRLWVLEDKRKGIWINRYDFSIPRLYRGSKLIGASENGNLFGYNNYPNIFFSHDMGCTGFKVMENKLDEYGSEDDDPLDEYVAPHVRSLVSPVRIVKMENKLINHKRKRVIETLKLDYDATEDDLVNKMYEFLQAYEKHDKAKTHNEGVRYSNSRQFRKR